In one Inquilinus sp. Marseille-Q2685 genomic region, the following are encoded:
- a CDS encoding ABC transporter substrate-binding protein, which produces MGSMIRFLAAAALSLCAGAALAAEDKISVTDLAGRTVEVPKNVERILLGEGRQIYIVAALDRENPIGRIAGWKDEFERSDLDTYRLYQAKFPGIDAIPDIGDPEEGTFNTEQAIALKPDVLFLLLGQKPAAEESGLIKTLEGAGIATVFIDFRDEPFTNTEPSVRLFGQVLGRQDRAEEFIAFFRQQLDLVQDRLAKSDAPKPKVMIERAAGTGWGAECCASFGDENFGRMVRMAGGINIAAGLIPGAFGVLNPEQVTVANPDVVLVTGANWTQFVPDGGWVGLGPDADQARAKERLAALVRRPAYTGVKAVADGRVHAIWHQFYDSPYQFVGVQQIAKWLHPELFADLDPEATFRTLHERFLPIPYRPGYWVSLTPAG; this is translated from the coding sequence ATGGGCTCGATGATCCGGTTCCTGGCAGCGGCGGCGCTCAGCCTCTGCGCCGGCGCGGCGCTGGCGGCGGAGGACAAGATCTCGGTCACCGATCTGGCCGGCCGGACGGTCGAGGTGCCGAAGAATGTCGAGCGCATCCTGCTCGGCGAAGGGCGGCAGATCTACATCGTCGCGGCGCTGGACCGCGAGAACCCGATCGGCCGCATCGCCGGCTGGAAGGACGAGTTCGAGCGCTCCGACCTCGATACCTACAGGCTCTACCAGGCGAAGTTCCCCGGCATCGATGCCATCCCGGATATCGGCGACCCTGAAGAGGGGACCTTCAACACCGAGCAGGCGATCGCGCTGAAGCCCGATGTGCTGTTCCTGCTGCTGGGCCAGAAGCCGGCGGCCGAGGAATCCGGTCTGATCAAGACGCTGGAGGGCGCCGGCATCGCCACCGTCTTCATCGACTTCCGGGATGAGCCCTTCACCAACACCGAACCCAGCGTGCGATTGTTCGGCCAGGTCCTCGGCCGGCAGGATCGGGCCGAGGAGTTCATCGCCTTCTTCCGGCAGCAGCTGGATCTGGTGCAGGACCGCCTGGCCAAGTCCGACGCGCCGAAGCCGAAGGTGATGATCGAGCGCGCCGCCGGCACCGGCTGGGGCGCGGAATGCTGCGCCTCCTTCGGTGACGAGAATTTCGGCCGCATGGTGCGGATGGCCGGCGGCATCAACATCGCCGCCGGCCTGATCCCCGGCGCCTTCGGCGTGCTGAACCCGGAGCAGGTGACGGTCGCCAACCCGGACGTCGTCCTCGTCACGGGGGCCAACTGGACCCAGTTCGTGCCGGACGGCGGCTGGGTCGGGCTCGGTCCCGACGCCGACCAGGCCAGGGCGAAGGAGCGGCTGGCGGCGCTGGTGCGGCGCCCGGCCTATACCGGCGTCAAGGCGGTGGCCGACGGCCGCGTCCACGCCATCTGGCACCAGTTCTACGACAGCCCGTACCAGTTCGTCGGGGTGCAGCAGATCGCCAAGTGGCTGCATCCGGAGCTGTTCGCCGACCTCGACCCGGAGGCGACGTTCCGCACCCTGCACGAGCGCTTCCTGCCGATCCCGTACCGGCCCGGCTACTGGGTCTCGCTGACCCCGGCGGGCTGA
- a CDS encoding FUSC family protein, with amino-acid sequence MIQLSRIRLDPIHVRQAVRGAVAAVAAYALAEAFGLPKGYWSVLTAVIVMQATLGATLSATIDRLLGTMLGAAFGVVGAVLSGPSALRTGAVLLLVMLATVYIAARRPSLRLGSVTAAIVMLSDPSHADPPGAAFQRVAEIGLGTVVGVLAALLILPARAGDHLRDTAAELLGQCAALLALIAGRLAGSGEDPTALNQRIRTLLRKGDGQIDEARRERRGAIPDHLDPAPIIRTIRRLWHSEIILVRAAQAPLSPPLQTALGATLDQAVMAARKRMTALAAALEAKAAPGDGSALDQAVAALQSSVDALRGAGGDGLDGREFGQAFAIAFTFAQLRDNLADLAERLREQAGASDVPQD; translated from the coding sequence ATGATTCAGCTGTCCCGTATCCGCCTCGATCCGATCCATGTCCGCCAGGCGGTGCGGGGCGCGGTCGCGGCCGTCGCCGCCTATGCCCTGGCCGAGGCCTTCGGCCTGCCCAAGGGCTACTGGTCGGTGCTGACCGCCGTGATCGTGATGCAGGCGACGCTCGGCGCCACGCTGAGCGCGACCATCGACCGGCTGCTCGGCACCATGCTCGGCGCCGCCTTCGGGGTGGTGGGCGCGGTGCTGTCCGGCCCTTCGGCGCTGCGCACCGGCGCGGTGCTGCTGCTGGTGATGCTGGCCACGGTCTATATCGCCGCCCGCCGGCCCAGCCTGCGGCTCGGCTCGGTCACCGCGGCGATCGTCATGCTGTCCGACCCGAGCCATGCCGATCCGCCGGGCGCCGCCTTCCAGCGGGTGGCGGAGATCGGCCTGGGCACCGTGGTCGGGGTGCTGGCCGCCCTGCTGATCCTGCCGGCCCGGGCCGGCGACCATCTGCGCGACACCGCCGCCGAGTTGCTCGGCCAATGCGCCGCCCTGCTGGCCCTGATCGCGGGCCGGCTGGCCGGGTCGGGGGAAGACCCGACGGCGCTGAACCAGCGCATCCGCACGCTGCTGCGCAAGGGCGACGGCCAGATCGACGAGGCGCGGCGGGAGCGGCGCGGCGCCATCCCAGACCATCTCGACCCGGCGCCGATCATCCGCACCATCCGCCGCCTGTGGCACAGCGAGATCATCCTGGTCCGCGCCGCCCAGGCCCCGCTGTCGCCGCCGCTGCAGACGGCGCTGGGGGCGACGCTGGACCAGGCGGTGATGGCGGCGAGGAAGCGGATGACCGCTCTGGCCGCGGCGCTGGAGGCGAAGGCGGCGCCGGGCGACGGCAGCGCCCTCGACCAGGCCGTGGCGGCGCTGCAGAGCAGCGTCGATGCGCTGCGGGGCGCTGGCGGGGACGGCCTCGACGGCCGCGAATTCGGCCAGGCCTTCGCCATCGCCTTCACCTTCGCCCAGCTCCGCGACAACCTCGCCGACCTGGCCGAGCGGCTGCGCGAGCAGGCCGGTGCAAGCGATGTGCCGCAGGACTGA
- a CDS encoding DUF2333 family protein, with amino-acid sequence MSERPDDIFQEDLDPAPARRGWRARLGGLFRRRATGDGVPPAAPPPSGGRRWSRALGWGIGGLIVLFVLYMAVGAFVVHAIDDDPDFTVAAPVANGSQAVEIAAALIERETGGAHRWTANDPFFLPGWLLDNMPNYQQGIVYALSRFTAEMGDQIGRSRGSSQMDPDLDRATGLLRYPGTIWLFDLSTSWAPTASSESQYRAAARALRSYNDRVAAGTAPFERRADNLLQTIDRFAADLGSQSSVIADHIEASRGWLIDTRADDIFYATKGRLYAYFLVLRALGRDFEGVIAQSGATKIWDEMVDNLREAAELRPLVVMNGRADAMFQPNHLAVQGFFLLRARTQMRELSNVLRN; translated from the coding sequence GTGAGCGAACGGCCGGACGACATCTTCCAGGAGGACCTCGATCCGGCGCCCGCCCGTCGCGGCTGGCGCGCGCGGCTGGGCGGGCTGTTCCGGCGCAGGGCGACCGGCGATGGCGTCCCGCCGGCCGCACCGCCGCCGTCCGGCGGCCGGCGCTGGTCCCGGGCGCTCGGCTGGGGCATTGGCGGGCTCATCGTGCTGTTCGTGCTCTACATGGCGGTCGGCGCCTTCGTCGTGCACGCGATCGACGACGACCCGGACTTCACCGTGGCCGCGCCGGTGGCCAATGGCAGCCAGGCGGTCGAGATCGCCGCCGCGCTGATCGAGCGCGAGACTGGCGGCGCCCATCGCTGGACCGCGAACGACCCGTTCTTCCTGCCCGGCTGGCTCTTGGACAACATGCCGAACTACCAGCAGGGCATCGTCTACGCCCTGTCGCGCTTCACCGCCGAGATGGGCGACCAGATCGGCCGCTCGCGCGGCTCGTCGCAGATGGACCCGGATCTCGACCGCGCCACCGGCCTGCTGCGCTATCCCGGCACGATCTGGCTGTTCGACCTCAGCACCTCCTGGGCGCCGACGGCGTCGTCGGAATCGCAGTACCGCGCCGCTGCCCGGGCGCTGCGCAGCTACAACGACCGGGTCGCCGCCGGCACCGCGCCGTTCGAGCGGCGGGCCGACAACCTGCTGCAGACGATCGACCGCTTCGCCGCCGATCTCGGCTCGCAATCCTCGGTGATCGCCGACCACATCGAGGCCAGCCGCGGCTGGCTGATCGACACCCGGGCCGACGACATCTTCTATGCCACCAAGGGCCGGCTCTACGCCTATTTCCTGGTGCTGCGGGCGCTCGGCCGCGACTTCGAAGGGGTGATCGCCCAGTCCGGCGCGACCAAGATCTGGGACGAGATGGTCGACAACCTGCGCGAGGCGGCGGAGCTGCGGCCGCTGGTGGTGATGAACGGCCGCGCCGACGCCATGTTCCAGCCCAACCACCTGGCGGTGCAGGGCTTCTTCCTGCTGCGCGCCCGCACCCAGATGCGCGAGCTGTCGAACGTGCTGCGGAACTGA
- a CDS encoding hemolysin III family protein, whose product MTEGIVDHTETLAEEIANAVTHGIGAALAVAGLVVLVILASLYGGVLEIASLAIYGVTLVLTYVSSTLLHAARTARFKHICNLLDHASIYLLIAGTYTPFLLLGLRGAWGWTLFAVIWALAVTGVALRLTWRRYGRHVALPLYLGMGWLILVAIGPVWSSLGGAAVGWIVAGGVAYTVGVAFYVWERLPFNHMIWHLFVLAGSALHFAGIMITVVPHG is encoded by the coding sequence ATGACCGAAGGGATCGTCGACCACACCGAGACCCTGGCCGAAGAGATCGCCAACGCCGTCACCCACGGCATCGGCGCCGCCCTCGCCGTGGCGGGCTTGGTGGTCCTGGTGATTCTGGCCAGCCTCTACGGCGGCGTGCTCGAGATCGCCAGCCTGGCGATCTACGGGGTGACGCTGGTCCTGACCTATGTGTCGTCCACCCTGCTGCATGCGGCGCGCACGGCGCGATTCAAGCATATCTGCAACCTTCTCGACCATGCCTCGATCTATCTGCTGATCGCCGGCACCTATACGCCGTTCCTGCTGCTCGGCCTGCGCGGCGCCTGGGGCTGGACGCTGTTCGCGGTGATCTGGGCCCTGGCCGTCACTGGCGTGGCGCTGCGCCTGACCTGGCGCCGTTACGGCCGGCATGTCGCGCTGCCGCTCTATCTCGGGATGGGCTGGCTGATCCTGGTCGCCATCGGCCCCGTCTGGTCGTCGCTCGGCGGCGCCGCGGTCGGCTGGATCGTGGCCGGCGGCGTCGCCTACACCGTCGGCGTGGCGTTCTATGTGTGGGAGCGGCTGCCCTTCAACCATATGATCTGGCACCTGTTCGTCCTGGCCGGCAGCGCCCTGCATTTCGCCGGCATCATGATCACCGTCGTGCCGCACGGCTGA
- a CDS encoding PH domain-containing protein — MTGMLQRSQRDARELTKGIPHDRLQALDASSPPRIIRFRKIEIYGSGGNAPVPRFESVFTIANETKSDKRIWKIKKYSRRSIQYCSKFDSFALYRCGCSGHQGAGAPDDRAAWPPPDPMLD; from the coding sequence GTGACCGGGATGCTCCAGCGTTCTCAACGGGATGCGCGCGAACTCACGAAGGGCATACCGCACGATCGGCTGCAGGCGTTGGATGCAAGTTCGCCTCCGCGGATTATTCGATTTCGAAAAATCGAAATCTATGGATCGGGCGGCAATGCGCCGGTCCCTAGATTCGAATCTGTTTTCACCATTGCAAACGAAACGAAATCTGACAAGCGGATTTGGAAGATCAAAAAGTATAGCCGACGATCTATTCAATATTGCTCAAAATTCGATTCTTTTGCTCTCTATCGTTGTGGCTGTTCCGGCCACCAGGGGGCCGGTGCGCCGGATGATCGTGCCGCATGGCCGCCACCGGATCCGATGCTAGACTGA
- a CDS encoding DUF1127 domain-containing protein: MSATGIQLTTSRDAIASRGLVLRLVDRLLDWQDRERQRRHLSSLDDHVLADVGLSHSDVEEEVRKPFWRA; encoded by the coding sequence ATGTCCGCCACCGGAATCCAGCTCACCACCTCTCGCGACGCCATCGCCTCCCGGGGCCTGGTCCTGCGCCTGGTCGACCGGCTTCTGGACTGGCAGGACCGCGAGCGTCAGCGCCGCCACCTGTCCAGCCTCGACGACCACGTCCTGGCCGATGTCGGCCTGAGCCACAGCGATGTCGAGGAAGAGGTCCGCAAGCCGTTCTGGCGCGCCTGA